One segment of Streptomyces sp. NBC_01463 DNA contains the following:
- a CDS encoding transporter, translating into MAVFAVITVGALLGMVRFGPVKLGAAGVLFVGLLVGALDKDIAPAVPTGVSALGLALYVYTVGLESGPAFFRELRSQLPVMAGAVVALALTAVVVGYVGHSAFGISGPFLAGGYAGIGTTTPGLAAAQEASADPTQPAVGYAIGYPLAVVITILFISAIAARRHWAARRDPGSGLPPVLVTRTVQVDHDTEWNAVPGVADHRVLASEYRPEGGDVQVAHGLDRLRPGDLIVLVGGEDDVRVATERLGSTAPVHLLDNRRTVDYRRVLLTNPELAGHTVAELGLGPRYGAAVSRVRRGDVDMLAHDDLVLQLDDRVRVVMPRERITEVSTYLGDTETKVSEVSAVSLGLGLTLGFLIAIPSVTFGSTTLALGTGAGPLVMGMVLGWRRRTGPLVWTLPTRANLTLRQIGLLLFLAVVGLTSGYSFRQNAFSLFGLKLVAVLVIGAVVSYTLMVLVAKALGQSRERTMGLLSGYVGNPAITAYANSRVTDSRVNNGYSTLFALAILVKIVCIQLIVGL; encoded by the coding sequence GTGGCCGTGTTCGCCGTCATCACCGTCGGCGCCCTGCTCGGAATGGTCCGGTTCGGCCCGGTGAAACTCGGTGCGGCCGGTGTCCTGTTCGTCGGCCTGCTGGTCGGCGCGCTCGACAAGGACATCGCGCCCGCCGTGCCCACCGGTGTTTCGGCCCTGGGCCTGGCGCTGTACGTGTACACCGTGGGCCTGGAGTCGGGGCCCGCGTTCTTCCGCGAACTGCGCAGCCAGCTGCCGGTGATGGCCGGTGCGGTGGTGGCGCTCGCGCTCACCGCGGTCGTGGTCGGGTACGTGGGCCACAGCGCGTTCGGCATCAGCGGACCGTTCCTGGCCGGCGGGTACGCCGGGATCGGGACGACGACACCCGGTCTGGCCGCCGCGCAGGAGGCCTCCGCCGATCCGACGCAGCCCGCCGTGGGGTACGCGATCGGCTATCCGCTCGCCGTCGTCATCACCATCCTGTTCATCTCCGCGATCGCGGCCCGCCGCCACTGGGCGGCACGCCGGGACCCCGGCTCCGGACTGCCGCCCGTGCTCGTCACCCGTACGGTCCAGGTGGACCACGACACGGAGTGGAACGCGGTACCGGGCGTCGCGGACCACCGGGTGCTGGCCAGCGAGTACCGCCCCGAGGGCGGCGACGTCCAGGTGGCGCACGGCCTGGACCGGCTGCGCCCCGGTGACCTCATCGTTCTGGTGGGCGGCGAGGACGACGTACGCGTCGCGACCGAGCGGCTGGGCTCGACCGCGCCGGTCCACCTCCTCGACAACCGCCGCACGGTCGACTACCGCCGGGTCCTGCTCACCAACCCCGAGCTCGCCGGCCACACCGTCGCCGAACTCGGTCTCGGCCCCCGGTACGGGGCCGCCGTCAGCCGGGTCCGCCGCGGCGACGTCGACATGCTCGCCCACGACGACCTGGTGCTCCAACTGGACGACCGGGTGCGTGTGGTGATGCCGCGCGAACGGATCACCGAGGTCTCCACGTATCTCGGCGACACGGAGACGAAGGTCAGCGAGGTGAGCGCGGTGAGCCTGGGGCTCGGACTCACGCTCGGCTTCCTGATCGCCATCCCCTCGGTCACCTTCGGCTCCACCACCCTGGCGCTCGGCACGGGCGCCGGACCGCTGGTGATGGGCATGGTCCTGGGCTGGCGACGGCGCACCGGCCCGCTGGTGTGGACCCTGCCGACCCGGGCCAACCTCACTCTGCGCCAGATCGGTCTGCTGCTCTTCCTCGCGGTCGTCGGCCTCACCTCCGGCTACTCCTTCCGCCAGAACGCGTTCTCGCTGTTCGGTCTGAAGCTGGTGGCCGTGCTGGTGATCGGCGCGGTGGTCAGCTACACGCTGATGGTGCTGGTCGCGAAGGCGCTCGGGCAGAGCAGGGAGCGGACGATGGGCCTGCTGTCGGGGTACGTCGGCAACCCCGCGATCACCGCGTACGCCAACAGCCGGGTCACGGACAGCCGCGTCAACAACGGCTACTCGACGCTGTTCGCGCTCGCCATCCTCGTGAAGATCGTCTGCATTCAGCTGATCGTCGGACTCTGA
- a CDS encoding GNAT family N-acetyltransferase: MDTDRGTGTDPLMARARLLWESLAGVPVSFASRGGPTVVTAPASALAPPGWVGTVLLGDAAVVTAPSDGVAHTVRRALTGVATPSLTDPGAVAGVLPVAEVLGPATLAYLSGDAFRPSPPGAGATDRLPPGHGDLVRLLASVSEEDAGECGLDEITSPAFAVRDGDTVVAAAGYRDWPHGTAHLCVLTAPHARGRGLARRVASAATAHALAAGRLPQWRARPAASRRVAGALGFRELGSQLSVRGVQSPTIS; encoded by the coding sequence ATGGACACCGACCGCGGCACAGGCACCGACCCCCTCATGGCACGGGCCCGTCTCCTGTGGGAGTCACTGGCCGGAGTGCCGGTCTCGTTCGCGTCCCGCGGCGGTCCGACGGTGGTCACGGCGCCCGCGTCGGCCCTGGCCCCGCCGGGCTGGGTGGGCACCGTGCTGCTGGGGGACGCGGCCGTCGTCACCGCGCCCTCCGACGGCGTGGCGCACACGGTCCGCCGGGCCCTGACGGGTGTCGCGACGCCCTCGCTCACCGACCCCGGTGCGGTGGCCGGGGTCCTGCCGGTCGCCGAGGTGCTCGGCCCCGCCACCCTCGCCTACCTGTCCGGCGACGCCTTCCGCCCGTCGCCACCGGGAGCCGGCGCGACCGACCGCCTGCCCCCGGGCCACGGAGACCTCGTGCGGCTGCTCGCCTCGGTGAGCGAGGAGGACGCGGGGGAGTGCGGGCTGGACGAGATCACCTCCCCGGCGTTCGCCGTACGGGACGGGGACACGGTCGTCGCGGCCGCGGGATACCGGGACTGGCCGCACGGCACGGCGCACCTGTGCGTCCTGACCGCCCCTCATGCGCGGGGCCGCGGTCTGGCCCGCCGGGTGGCCTCCGCAGCGACCGCGCACGCCCTCGCCGCCGGGCGGCTGCCGCAGTGGCGCGCGAGGCCGGCCGCGTCGCGCCGGGTGGCCGGGGCCCTGGGCTTCCGGGAGCTGGGCAGCCAGCTGAGCGTGCGCGGGGTTCAGAGTCCGACGATCAGCTGA
- a CDS encoding VWA domain-containing protein — MIIRRRLTVGVGILLATLTAGLGAALPAAADEPPAKASPKVELVLDVSGSMRTRDIDGQSRMTAAKQAFNEVLDAVPEQVQLGIRTLGADYPGDDRKVGCKDTRQLYPVGPLDRTEAKTAVATLAPTGWTPIGPALLGAADDLEGGDSTRRIVLISDGEDTCGPLDPCEVARDIAARGIHLVIDTLGLVPNAKIRQQLTCIAEATGGTYTAVQHTDELSGRVKQLVDRAAEPVVTPVATKGADSCTGAPQLQPGLYTDRSKFGEHRWYRVDVLPGQELRASVSVFADRAVNNDYGTLLRAVTVHGREIVRGSESGTGRTDAISSGLRYPKPEQDTDGDEKPAAETVCLQVSHSFSAPASVKTAPGMPVELTVDLVDGPDEAADAAAFGLGHGWWLLGVLVLTGLIAGLLTGWISRWRVAVWRTS, encoded by the coding sequence AAGAAGGCTGACGGTCGGGGTGGGCATCCTGCTCGCCACCCTGACCGCCGGGCTCGGCGCGGCGCTCCCCGCCGCGGCCGATGAACCCCCCGCCAAAGCCTCCCCCAAGGTCGAGCTGGTGCTCGACGTCAGTGGCTCCATGCGGACCCGCGACATCGACGGCCAGTCCCGGATGACCGCGGCCAAGCAGGCGTTCAACGAGGTCCTGGACGCGGTGCCCGAGCAGGTGCAGCTCGGCATCCGCACCCTCGGCGCCGACTACCCGGGCGACGACCGGAAGGTCGGCTGCAAGGACACCAGGCAGCTGTACCCGGTCGGCCCGCTGGACCGCACCGAGGCCAAGACCGCGGTCGCCACCCTCGCCCCCACCGGCTGGACCCCGATCGGCCCGGCCCTGCTGGGCGCCGCCGACGATCTGGAGGGCGGCGACTCCACCCGCCGGATCGTGCTGATCAGCGACGGCGAGGACACCTGCGGTCCGCTCGACCCGTGCGAGGTCGCCCGGGACATCGCGGCCCGCGGCATCCACCTGGTCATCGACACCCTCGGCCTGGTGCCGAACGCGAAGATCCGTCAGCAGCTCACCTGCATCGCGGAGGCCACCGGCGGCACCTACACCGCCGTCCAGCACACCGACGAACTCTCGGGCCGTGTCAAGCAGTTGGTGGACCGCGCGGCCGAGCCCGTCGTCACCCCGGTCGCGACGAAGGGTGCGGACAGCTGCACCGGCGCCCCGCAGCTGCAGCCCGGTCTCTACACCGACCGGTCGAAGTTCGGCGAGCACCGCTGGTACCGGGTCGACGTGCTGCCCGGCCAGGAACTGCGCGCCTCCGTCAGCGTGTTCGCCGACCGGGCCGTCAACAACGACTACGGCACACTGCTGCGCGCGGTGACCGTGCACGGCCGGGAGATCGTCCGGGGTTCGGAGTCCGGCACCGGACGCACCGACGCGATCTCGTCCGGGCTGCGCTATCCGAAGCCCGAACAGGACACGGACGGCGACGAGAAGCCGGCCGCCGAGACCGTCTGCCTCCAGGTCTCCCACTCCTTCTCCGCGCCCGCCTCGGTGAAGACCGCTCCCGGCATGCCGGTCGAGCTGACCGTCGACCTGGTGGACGGCCCCGACGAGGCGGCCGACGCCGCCGCGTTCGGCCTCGGCCACGGCTGGTGGCTGCTGGGCGTGCTCGTCCTGACCGGACTGATCGCGGGTCTGCTGACCGGCTGGATCTCGCGCTGGCGCGTCGCCGTCTGGAGGACCAGCTGA